A section of the Streptomyces sp. NBC_01363 genome encodes:
- a CDS encoding TetR/AcrR family transcriptional regulator, with translation MNERVVPEPQRRRRRPTKQGTVLSEQIIVETALRLVGQHGADALTVRRLGAALGADPSALYRYFHNTDDLLLAIADELIGRARQGWQPTGEWRTDLCELGLRIHASYQAHPQAAMLAAHRTTGRNNEMRAVETILGVLRSAGFPDREAVRIYHAFVDQALAFAALDAAALALPAPAQAADLQVWQDRYGRLDANDYPHIAATVRLLAAEMMLSGYPFALELLLDSVEAKLPGAAGEAGRGRTGHSRRTPRRDADRTDRSGS, from the coding sequence ATGAATGAGCGTGTGGTTCCGGAGCCGCAGCGGCGGCGCAGAAGGCCGACGAAGCAGGGCACGGTGCTGTCCGAGCAGATCATCGTGGAGACGGCCCTGCGGCTGGTCGGCCAGCATGGTGCGGACGCTCTGACGGTCCGGCGGCTGGGAGCCGCACTGGGCGCCGACCCCAGTGCGCTCTACCGGTACTTCCACAACACCGACGACCTGCTGCTGGCGATCGCCGACGAGCTCATCGGTCGTGCCCGGCAGGGCTGGCAGCCCACCGGCGAATGGCGTACCGACCTGTGCGAGCTGGGTCTGCGCATCCACGCCTCCTACCAGGCGCACCCACAGGCCGCCATGTTGGCGGCGCACCGGACGACCGGGCGGAACAACGAGATGCGGGCCGTGGAGACGATCCTCGGCGTGCTGCGGTCGGCGGGTTTCCCTGATCGGGAAGCGGTGCGGATCTATCACGCCTTCGTGGACCAGGCGCTCGCCTTCGCGGCCCTGGACGCGGCGGCGCTCGCCCTTCCCGCACCCGCTCAGGCAGCCGATCTGCAGGTGTGGCAGGACCGCTACGGCCGCCTGGATGCGAACGACTACCCCCACATCGCCGCCACCGTGCGCCTGTTGGCCGCCGAGATGATGCTCAGCGGCTATCCGTTCGCGCTGGAGCTGCTGCTCGACTCCGTCGAAGCGAAGTTGCCCGGGGCGGCCGGAGAGGCCGGCCGGGGCCGGACCGGGCACTCTCGCCGCACGCCCCGCCGGGACGCGGATCGGACGGATCGCAGCGGGTCCTGA
- a CDS encoding ABC transporter ATP-binding protein, which translates to MCKRYGEHTAVQDVSFALPPGSSLGIVGESGSGKTTTVRMLVGLERPDDGTIRINGRDRSAPARSRAERLARAREIQMVFQDPYLSLDPRVTVGRCIEEVLRLHFPMDTTARRERVTELLDQVGLGEREAAALPGKLSGGQRQRVAIARALAAEPRVLVLDEAVAALDVSIQAQVLELLGTIRREVGIGFLFVTHDLAVVRHITDEVMVLREGRVVEAGPTAEILDAPHHPYTRLLLGSVPRRGWDPADAAAARRSLG; encoded by the coding sequence CTGTGCAAACGGTACGGAGAGCACACGGCGGTGCAGGATGTGTCCTTCGCCCTGCCGCCGGGCTCCTCCCTCGGCATCGTCGGCGAATCCGGCAGTGGCAAGACCACGACGGTGCGGATGCTCGTCGGCCTGGAGCGCCCTGACGACGGTACGATCCGCATCAACGGACGTGACCGGTCGGCACCCGCCCGGAGCAGAGCCGAGCGGCTCGCCCGCGCACGCGAGATCCAGATGGTCTTCCAGGATCCGTACCTGTCCCTCGATCCACGGGTGACCGTGGGCCGGTGCATCGAGGAGGTCCTGCGCCTCCACTTCCCGATGGACACAACGGCACGGCGGGAGCGCGTCACCGAGCTCCTCGACCAGGTCGGGCTCGGGGAACGGGAGGCAGCCGCCCTGCCCGGCAAGCTGTCCGGCGGTCAGCGCCAGCGCGTGGCGATCGCCCGCGCGCTGGCCGCCGAACCACGCGTCCTCGTCCTCGACGAGGCCGTGGCGGCCTTGGACGTGTCCATCCAGGCGCAGGTGCTCGAACTCCTGGGCACCATCCGGCGCGAGGTCGGCATCGGCTTCCTCTTCGTCACCCATGACCTCGCCGTCGTGCGGCACATCACCGACGAGGTCATGGTCCTCCGGGAGGGTCGAGTGGTGGAGGCGGGCCCTACGGCCGAGATCCTCGACGCACCTCACCACCCCTACACACGCCTGCTGCTCGGCTCCGTTCCCCGACGCGGCTGGGACCCGGCCGACGCCGCGGCCGCCCGCCGCTCCCTCGGCTGA
- a CDS encoding APC family permease, protein MRKSIGVVDGIVLAASSTAATSSIGIGLGLMASIVGLHLPAIMLLAFLPVLGIAGGYGRLNRVEPHAGSSYKWVGRILSPWLGFLVGWVNVIGTIVFMAYTTTVTGSAIIQLLVQADLHSVGGLSLDPDSTLQSTLLGMAVLVAAALVAVRGLDLAARLQKYLLIFEYGVLLAFCGYGLFAGDQPFSLQWYNPFDIPSAAALAQGMVLAVFCYWGFESVFSIGEEVSDPRDASRGGFIALTVMLLLFLLAGTAFQRVLPLDELAGNGAQGLAYFGTKLAEQPLAALPLIALMFSAVASLQASVIPTARGMYAMGRDGVLGPVWTRLHPKHGTPAAGTLLITVIALVLAATALVIPTVNDLIFAAVNAIGIVVALYYALTAAAAAVSFRHLLRTSPLEALRAVVGPVLGALALLATGGYLTWTFYRSTDHFEVSADNGWFALLVPVLMIGSGLLAAAWARWHHRSPYFTDTRDAAGSEPVSAAV, encoded by the coding sequence ATGCGGAAGTCCATCGGCGTCGTCGACGGCATCGTCCTCGCCGCGTCGAGCACAGCGGCCACGAGCAGTATCGGCATCGGACTCGGTCTGATGGCGAGCATCGTCGGCCTGCATCTGCCGGCGATCATGCTGCTGGCCTTCCTGCCCGTGCTCGGCATAGCCGGCGGATACGGGCGGCTCAACCGGGTCGAACCCCACGCCGGCAGCAGTTACAAGTGGGTCGGCCGCATCCTCAGCCCCTGGCTGGGCTTCCTGGTCGGATGGGTCAATGTCATCGGCACCATCGTGTTCATGGCCTACACCACCACGGTCACGGGGTCGGCGATCATCCAGCTCCTGGTCCAGGCCGACCTCCACAGCGTCGGCGGCCTCTCCCTCGATCCCGACTCCACCCTCCAGTCCACACTTCTCGGCATGGCCGTCCTGGTCGCCGCCGCGCTGGTCGCCGTGCGCGGGCTCGACCTCGCAGCGCGTCTCCAGAAGTACCTGCTGATCTTCGAGTACGGCGTGCTGCTCGCGTTCTGCGGCTATGGCCTGTTCGCCGGGGACCAGCCCTTCTCGCTCCAGTGGTACAACCCCTTCGACATCCCCTCGGCCGCGGCCCTCGCCCAGGGCATGGTGCTCGCGGTCTTCTGCTACTGGGGCTTCGAGTCGGTCTTCAGCATCGGTGAAGAGGTCAGTGACCCGCGGGACGCCTCCCGCGGCGGATTCATCGCCCTGACCGTGATGCTCCTCCTCTTCCTGCTCGCCGGCACGGCCTTCCAACGCGTCCTGCCGCTGGACGAGTTGGCCGGCAACGGCGCGCAGGGACTCGCCTACTTCGGCACGAAGCTCGCCGAGCAGCCATTGGCCGCACTGCCGCTCATCGCCCTCATGTTCTCCGCGGTGGCATCGCTCCAGGCCTCGGTCATCCCCACCGCCCGAGGGATGTACGCGATGGGCCGCGACGGCGTCCTCGGCCCCGTCTGGACTCGCCTGCACCCCAAGCACGGGACCCCCGCCGCCGGCACCCTGCTGATCACCGTGATCGCCCTGGTCCTCGCCGCGACGGCGCTGGTCATCCCCACCGTCAACGACCTGATCTTCGCCGCCGTCAACGCGATCGGAATCGTCGTCGCCCTCTACTACGCCCTCACTGCGGCGGCGGCCGCGGTGAGCTTCCGCCACCTGCTGCGCACATCACCGCTGGAGGCCCTGCGCGCGGTCGTCGGACCGGTGCTGGGCGCGCTCGCGCTGCTCGCCACCGGTGGCTACCTCACGTGGACGTTCTATCGCTCCACCGATCACTTCGAAGTCTCCGCCGACAACGGCTGGTTCGCCCTGCTCGTACCGGTCCTGATGATCGGCTCCGGCCTGCTGGCCGCGGCGTGGGCCCGCTGGCACCACCGGTCGCCCTACTTCACCGATACCCGTGACGCCGCCGGCAGCGAACCGGTGAGCGCCGCCGTCTGA
- a CDS encoding ABC transporter permease — MTRYLMSRLGGLAVVLLITSFIVFGTVHLAPGDPVTFLLHGRPATPDAVAALRTQYHLDDPLPVQYAKWLGGVLHGDFGRSTQFHQDVGSLIASRLPGTALLVGYSALLVGVLGVTGGILAALRPGAVDRAVLLGTGVATATPSFVSAIALVSLFSVQLGWFPGPGGTPEGFGDRLYHLTLPAFALAVTFAGLLARVTRSAMLDELGREHVEVARARGVAGGAVVRRHVLRNALGPIVTVGGTMLAGLLISTSIVETAFNVSGIGSLLVQAVTAKDFAVVQAITLLSVAAFVLVNLIVDLLVPVIDPRLSLYGEASR; from the coding sequence ATGACGCGCTATCTGATGAGCCGCCTCGGCGGCCTGGCGGTGGTGCTGCTCATCACCTCGTTCATCGTCTTCGGCACCGTGCATCTCGCGCCGGGCGACCCGGTGACCTTCCTGCTCCACGGCCGCCCCGCGACCCCGGACGCGGTGGCGGCGCTGCGCACGCAGTACCACCTGGACGACCCGCTGCCCGTCCAGTACGCGAAGTGGCTCGGCGGCGTTCTGCACGGCGACTTCGGCCGCTCCACCCAGTTCCACCAGGACGTCGGCTCCCTCATCGCCTCCCGTCTGCCGGGCACCGCGCTGCTCGTCGGTTACTCGGCACTGCTGGTCGGCGTCCTCGGCGTGACGGGCGGCATCCTGGCCGCCCTGCGCCCTGGCGCGGTGGACCGCGCGGTGCTCCTCGGCACCGGCGTCGCCACGGCCACTCCCTCATTCGTCAGCGCCATCGCGCTCGTCTCGCTCTTCTCGGTCCAACTGGGCTGGTTTCCCGGGCCCGGTGGCACTCCCGAGGGCTTCGGCGACCGCCTCTACCATCTGACGCTGCCCGCCTTCGCCCTGGCGGTGACGTTCGCCGGACTGCTGGCCCGGGTCACCCGGTCGGCGATGCTCGACGAACTCGGGCGCGAACACGTCGAGGTGGCGCGAGCCCGCGGTGTCGCGGGAGGCGCCGTGGTCCGCCGGCATGTGCTGCGCAACGCGCTGGGGCCCATCGTCACCGTCGGCGGCACCATGCTCGCCGGCCTGCTGATCAGCACCTCGATCGTCGAAACCGCCTTCAACGTGTCCGGTATCGGCTCCCTGCTGGTGCAGGCGGTGACGGCCAAGGACTTCGCCGTCGTTCAGGCGATCACCCTGCTCAGCGTGGCGGCGTTCGTCCTTGTCAACCTGATCGTCGACCTGCTCGTGCCGGTCATCGATCCCCGGCTGTCCCTCTACGGGGAGGCTTCCCGATGA
- a CDS encoding amidase yields the protein MRTEARAHRGSTRSRARSLAVIEERTSAVGHDGIRELIGPKSEAAGIRPRARSLALTRLLRFHAKDNLMTDLTDLAYLPATEALHRFRDRSLSPVELMTAVIARAEAVEPKINALAERTFEEALAAARVAEARYGGKGEAPRALEGLAVATKEEQPIAGRRSTDGSLAFREEIAEQTHPVIERVQAAGGIVHARTTTPEFSCAGYTQSRLWGVTRNPWNLEFSPGGSSGGAGAALAAGAATLATGSDIGGSIRIPASYTGTVGYKPPYGRVPAMTPFNLDTYCHDGPMARTVGDCALLENVIAGPHPLDAVSLRPALVLPERFEGVEGLRVALSVTLGDWPVDPEVEANTRAVAKALHEAGAVVEEVEVPIMRADVTRAAMIHFGSIFGPYVASVAAEHSDQLTAYALDFAQRAAEAAREPGSFLQGLEIEAAVQTTLGSLLDRYDVLLCPTTAIPALRADDDYLSTKVVINGVELDFYLESAMTTAFNIASRCPVLSVPSGFASTGVPTGVQLVGRTYDDATVFRAAAAIESIRPWNSVPVL from the coding sequence GTGCGCACCGAGGCCCGTGCGCACCGCGGCTCCACCCGCAGCCGGGCGAGGAGCCTCGCCGTCATCGAGGAGCGGACCTCGGCCGTCGGCCATGACGGGATACGGGAGCTGATCGGCCCGAAGTCGGAAGCGGCCGGGATCCGGCCCCGCGCACGCTCCCTCGCACTCACCCGACTCCTCCGATTCCACGCAAAGGACAACCTCATGACCGACCTCACCGACCTTGCCTATTTGCCGGCGACCGAGGCCCTGCACCGATTCCGCGACCGCTCGCTCTCACCGGTCGAGCTGATGACCGCGGTCATCGCGCGTGCCGAAGCCGTCGAGCCGAAGATCAACGCCCTTGCCGAGCGGACCTTCGAGGAGGCGCTCGCCGCCGCCCGCGTCGCCGAAGCGCGGTACGGCGGCAAGGGGGAGGCACCTCGCGCTCTGGAGGGTCTCGCGGTCGCCACGAAGGAGGAGCAGCCCATCGCGGGCCGCCGCAGCACGGACGGCTCCCTGGCGTTCCGGGAGGAGATCGCCGAGCAGACGCACCCGGTGATCGAGCGGGTCCAGGCTGCCGGCGGCATCGTGCACGCACGGACCACAACCCCGGAGTTCAGCTGTGCGGGATACACACAGTCCCGGCTGTGGGGCGTCACCCGCAACCCGTGGAACCTGGAGTTCTCTCCGGGCGGCTCCTCCGGCGGCGCAGGCGCGGCGCTCGCGGCGGGCGCGGCGACGCTCGCCACCGGCTCCGATATCGGCGGCTCGATCCGCATCCCCGCTTCGTACACGGGCACGGTCGGCTACAAGCCGCCGTACGGGCGCGTGCCGGCGATGACGCCGTTCAACCTCGACACGTACTGCCACGACGGTCCGATGGCGCGCACCGTCGGCGACTGCGCCCTGCTGGAGAACGTCATCGCGGGGCCCCACCCGTTGGACGCGGTCTCACTGCGGCCCGCACTCGTGCTGCCCGAGCGGTTCGAGGGCGTCGAAGGCCTGCGGGTGGCACTCTCCGTCACCCTCGGGGACTGGCCGGTCGATCCCGAGGTCGAGGCCAACACCCGCGCGGTCGCGAAGGCACTGCACGAGGCCGGAGCCGTCGTCGAGGAGGTGGAGGTCCCCATCATGCGGGCGGACGTGACGCGGGCGGCGATGATCCACTTCGGCTCGATCTTCGGCCCGTACGTGGCATCGGTTGCTGCCGAGCACAGCGACCAACTCACCGCGTACGCGCTCGACTTCGCCCAGCGGGCTGCCGAGGCCGCCCGCGAGCCCGGCAGCTTCCTGCAGGGCCTTGAGATCGAGGCCGCGGTGCAGACGACGCTCGGCTCCCTGCTGGACCGCTACGACGTCCTGCTGTGCCCGACGACCGCGATCCCGGCGCTCAGGGCGGACGACGACTACCTGTCGACCAAGGTGGTGATCAACGGCGTCGAACTGGACTTCTACCTGGAATCGGCGATGACCACAGCCTTCAACATAGCCAGCCGCTGCCCGGTGCTGAGCGTGCCGTCCGGTTTCGCCTCGACCGGAGTGCCGACGGGGGTGCAGCTCGTCGGACGCACCTACGACGACGCCACGGTGTTCCGTGCCGCGGCAGCGATCGAATCCATCCGCCCCTGGAACAGCGTCCCAGTCCTCTGA
- a CDS encoding FAD-binding oxidoreductase, giving the protein MDPVHALRDAAPTPFWLDDPGRPQATSALVADTRCDLLVVGGGYSGLWTALIAKERDPSRDVVLIEGEEIGWAASGRNGGFCESSLTHGLGNGLDRWPDELAELERLGIQNLQAIEDAIKRYGIDCDWERTGSLNVATEPYQVDDLHELATLAARYGSEQTLLDADQVRAEIASPTFLGALWDEEGTAMLNPARLAWGLKQACLDLGVRIHERTRATAIEEADPGITVRTPYGRILANRVALATNAFPSLVKRHRLYTVPVYDYALMTEPLTDDQLAAVGWRNRQGFSDVANQFHYVRLSTDNRILWGGYDTVYHYRGRVRAEHDQRPETFATLARHFFRTFPQLEGLRFTHAWGGAIDTCSRFSAFFDTTHRGRVAFAAGFTGLGVGATRFGAEVMLDLLAGERTERTRLEMVRRKPLPFPPEPVRWAGIQATRWSLARADENSGRRNLWLKTLDRVGLGFGS; this is encoded by the coding sequence ATGGATCCCGTTCACGCGCTCCGGGATGCCGCCCCCACCCCGTTCTGGCTGGACGACCCCGGCCGCCCGCAGGCCACATCGGCCCTGGTCGCCGACACCCGCTGCGATCTGCTCGTGGTGGGTGGGGGCTACAGCGGACTGTGGACCGCTCTGATCGCCAAGGAGCGCGATCCCTCCCGTGACGTCGTCCTGATCGAAGGCGAGGAGATCGGCTGGGCCGCATCCGGGCGCAACGGCGGTTTCTGTGAATCCAGCCTCACCCACGGTCTGGGCAACGGCCTCGATCGCTGGCCCGACGAGCTCGCCGAGCTGGAACGGCTCGGCATCCAGAACCTCCAGGCCATCGAGGACGCGATCAAGAGGTACGGCATCGACTGCGACTGGGAGCGCACCGGCTCCCTCAACGTGGCGACCGAGCCGTACCAGGTCGACGACTTGCACGAGCTGGCCACGCTTGCCGCCCGCTACGGTTCCGAGCAGACGCTGCTCGACGCCGACCAGGTCCGGGCCGAGATCGCCTCGCCGACCTTCCTGGGTGCGCTCTGGGACGAGGAGGGCACGGCGATGCTCAATCCCGCACGTCTCGCATGGGGCCTCAAGCAGGCCTGTCTGGACCTCGGCGTACGCATCCACGAGCGCACCAGGGCAACGGCCATCGAGGAGGCCGACCCGGGGATCACGGTGCGGACGCCATACGGACGCATCCTGGCGAACCGGGTCGCACTCGCTACCAACGCCTTCCCCTCCCTGGTCAAGCGGCACCGCCTCTACACCGTCCCCGTGTACGACTACGCGCTGATGACGGAGCCACTGACGGACGATCAGCTCGCCGCCGTCGGCTGGCGCAACCGGCAGGGATTCTCCGACGTCGCCAACCAGTTCCACTACGTGCGGCTCTCCACCGACAACCGGATTCTGTGGGGCGGTTACGACACCGTGTACCACTACCGGGGCCGGGTGCGTGCCGAGCACGACCAGCGGCCGGAGACCTTCGCCACCCTGGCCCGACACTTCTTCCGGACCTTTCCCCAGCTGGAGGGGCTGCGCTTCACCCATGCCTGGGGCGGCGCAATCGACACCTGCAGCCGTTTCTCCGCGTTCTTCGACACCACGCACCGGGGCAGGGTCGCCTTCGCGGCCGGATTCACCGGCCTCGGCGTGGGGGCGACCCGCTTCGGTGCCGAGGTGATGCTCGACCTCCTGGCCGGCGAGCGCACCGAACGGACACGACTGGAGATGGTGCGGCGCAAGCCCCTTCCCTTCCCGCCGGAACCGGTCCGATGGGCGGGAATCCAGGCCACCAGGTGGTCCCTCGCCCGCGCGGACGAGAACTCCGGGCGTCGTAACCTCTGGCTCAAGACCCTCGACCGGGTCGGCCTCGGTTTCGGAAGCTGA
- a CDS encoding ABC transporter ATP-binding protein: MTEYETPALEIDGLGVRLPGEQAARPILDGVTLRVDAGETVGLVGESGSGKSVACRSVLGLLPPRALTSGAVRVAGRDVLAMNRTELAGLRAREVAMIYQDPRASVNPLRRVGDFLTEGLRGAGTPAAAAENRAEELLDAVGIRDPRGALRRYPHQFSGGMLQRVVIAAALAGEPALLVADEPTTALDVTTQAEIIAILTRLQAARGTGMLFVTHDLELASAICDRVYVMYAGRIVETSSTDGLFDHPRHPYTAGLLACTPRIEAGAAAPRPIPGRPVSLAEAPPGCAFAARCAHAQPRCSEGTPELAHHGDGLAACHRADEGITL; the protein is encoded by the coding sequence ATGACCGAGTACGAAACCCCGGCGCTGGAGATCGACGGGCTGGGCGTCCGTCTGCCCGGCGAGCAGGCGGCCCGGCCCATCCTCGACGGCGTCACGTTGCGGGTCGACGCCGGCGAGACCGTCGGCCTGGTCGGCGAATCCGGCTCGGGCAAGTCGGTCGCGTGCCGCAGCGTGCTCGGGCTGCTGCCGCCCCGGGCGCTGACGAGCGGTGCGGTGCGGGTCGCGGGCCGCGATGTCCTGGCCATGAACCGCACCGAACTGGCCGGGCTGCGCGCCAGAGAGGTCGCGATGATCTACCAGGACCCGCGCGCGTCCGTGAACCCGCTGCGCCGCGTGGGCGACTTCCTCACCGAGGGACTGCGCGGTGCGGGCACTCCCGCCGCCGCGGCCGAGAACCGGGCCGAGGAACTCCTCGACGCGGTGGGCATCCGCGATCCGCGGGGCGCGCTGCGCCGCTACCCGCACCAGTTCTCCGGCGGGATGCTCCAGCGTGTGGTCATCGCGGCCGCCCTCGCGGGCGAGCCCGCGCTGCTGGTCGCCGACGAGCCGACCACGGCCCTCGACGTCACCACCCAGGCGGAGATCATCGCCATCCTCACCCGCCTCCAGGCCGCACGCGGCACCGGAATGCTCTTCGTCACCCACGACCTCGAACTGGCCTCGGCGATCTGCGACCGCGTGTACGTCATGTATGCGGGCCGGATCGTCGAAACCAGCAGCACCGACGGACTGTTCGACCATCCACGCCACCCGTACACGGCGGGACTCCTCGCCTGCACGCCCCGTATCGAGGCCGGAGCCGCCGCCCCACGCCCGATCCCGGGCCGGCCCGTCTCCCTCGCCGAGGCCCCACCCGGGTGCGCCTTCGCAGCGCGCTGCGCCCACGCACAGCCGCGCTGCTCCGAGGGAACACCCGAACTTGCGCACCACGGCGACGGACTCGCCGCGTGCCACCGCGCCGACGAAGGGATCACACTGTGA
- a CDS encoding ABC transporter permease, translating to MTTTTVSPASPSPGELRRRRGLRGLQVLGQGPLFTAGVVVLAVLVLIAVLAPVLAPYDPDVLDLSASLTGTSADHLLGTDQSGRDILSRLIHGARTGLLGPLLVVGVSTLLGTVVGLVAAWRGGWADALLSRSMDLAFAIPGLLLAILLVAVLGSGMTAPVIAMAVAYTPYVGRLVRGIARQEKARAYIESYRVQGWSGWTICLRHLLPNIAPTVFAQSAMNFGYVLMDLAALSFLGFGVQPPTADWGAMINEGQSAIQQGAMLPALAPSACIVLAVVAFGIVGEGLADRIAKRER from the coding sequence ATGACGACCACCACCGTCTCCCCCGCATCTCCCTCCCCGGGCGAGCTGCGCCGCCGCCGGGGCCTGCGCGGACTTCAGGTTCTCGGCCAGGGCCCACTGTTCACGGCAGGTGTCGTCGTGCTCGCGGTGCTCGTCCTGATCGCCGTCCTCGCCCCCGTACTCGCACCGTACGACCCCGACGTGCTCGACCTGTCGGCGAGCCTGACGGGCACCAGCGCCGACCATCTCCTCGGCACCGACCAGTCGGGCCGGGACATCCTTTCGAGGCTCATCCACGGCGCGCGGACGGGCCTGCTCGGACCGCTCCTCGTGGTCGGCGTCTCGACCCTCCTGGGCACGGTCGTCGGCCTGGTCGCCGCCTGGCGCGGTGGCTGGGCCGATGCCCTGCTGTCCCGGTCGATGGACCTGGCCTTCGCGATCCCCGGACTGCTGCTGGCCATCCTTCTGGTGGCCGTCCTCGGCTCTGGCATGACCGCGCCCGTGATCGCCATGGCCGTGGCCTACACCCCGTACGTCGGACGCCTGGTCCGAGGTATCGCCCGCCAGGAGAAGGCTCGCGCCTACATCGAGTCGTACCGCGTGCAGGGCTGGTCGGGCTGGACGATCTGCCTGCGTCATCTGCTGCCGAACATCGCGCCGACCGTGTTCGCGCAGTCCGCGATGAACTTCGGCTACGTACTGATGGATCTCGCCGCGCTGTCCTTCCTCGGGTTCGGGGTGCAGCCGCCCACGGCCGACTGGGGAGCCATGATCAACGAGGGCCAGTCGGCGATCCAGCAGGGGGCGATGCTGCCGGCGCTCGCGCCGTCCGCGTGCATCGTCCTCGCCGTGGTCGCCTTCGGCATCGTCGGCGAAGGGCTCGCCGACCGAATCGCGAAGCGGGAGCGGTGA